From Aythya fuligula isolate bAytFul2 chromosome 20, bAytFul2.pri, whole genome shotgun sequence, a single genomic window includes:
- the CLTC gene encoding clathrin heavy chain 1 isoform X1, which translates to MAQILPIRFQEHLQLQNLGINPANIGFSTLTMESDKFICIREKVGEQAQVVIIDMNDPSNPIRRPISADSAIMNPASKVIALKAGKTLQIFNIEMKSKMKAHTMTDDVTFWKWISLNTVALVTDNAVYHWSMEGESQPVKMFDRHSSLAGCQIINYRTDAKQKWLLLTGISAQQNRVVGAMQLYSVDRKVSQPIEGHAASFAQFKMEGNAEESTLFCFAVRGQAGGKLHIIEVGTPPTGNQPFPKKAVDVFFPPEAQNDFPVAMQISDKHDVVFLITKYGYIHLYDLETGTCIYMNRISGETIFVTAQHEATAGIIGVNRKGQVLSVCVEEENIIPYITNVLQNPDLALRMAVRNNLAGAEELFARKFNALFAQGNYSEAAKVAANAPKGILRTPDTIRRFQSVPAQPGQTSPLLQYFGILLDQGQLNKYESLELCRPVLQQGRKQLLEKWLKEDKLECSEELGDLVKSVDPTLALSVYLRANVPNKVIQCFAETGQVQKIVLYAKKVGYTPDWIFLLRNVMRISPDQGQQFAQMLVQDEEPLADITQIVDVFMEYNLIQQCTAFLLDALKNNRPSEGPLQTRLLEMNLMHAPQVADAILGNQMFTHYDRAHIAQLCEKAGLLQRALEHFTDLYDIKRAVVHTHLLNPEWLVNYFGSLSVEDSLECLRAMLSANIRQNLQICVQVASKYHEQLSTQSLIELFESFKSFEGLFYFLGSIVNFSQDPDVHFKYIQAACKTGQIKEVERICRESNCYDPERVKNFLKEAKLTDQLPLIIVCDRFDFVHDLVLYLYRNNLQKYIEIYVQKVNPSRLPVVIGGLLDVDCSEDVIKNLILVVRGQFSTDELVAEVEKRNRLKLLLPWLEARIHEGCEEPATHNALAKIYIDSNNNPERFLRENPYYDSRVVGKYCEKRDPHLACVAYERGQCDLELINVCNENSLFKSLSRYLVRRKDPELWASVLLESNPYRRPLIDQVVQTALSETQDPEEVSVTVKAFMTADLPNELIELLEKIVLDNSVFSEHRNLQNLLILTAIKADRTRVMEYINRLDNYDAPDIANIAISNELFEEAFAIFRKFDVNTSAVQVLIEHIGNLDRAYEFAERCNEPAVWSQLAKAQLQKGMVKEAIDSYIKADDPSSYMEVVQAANASGNWEELVKYLQMARKKARESYVETELIFALAKTNRLAELEEFINGPNNAHIQQVGDRCYDEKMYEAAKLLYNNVSNFGRLASTLVHLGEYQAAVDGARKANSTRTWKEVCFACVDGKEFRLAQMCGLHIVVHADELEELINYYQDRGYFEELITMLEAALGLERAHMGMFTELAILYSKFKPQKMREHLELFWSRVNIPKVLRAAEQAHLWAELVFLYDKYEEYDNAIITMMNHPTDAWKEGQFKDIITKVANVELYYKAVQFYLEFKPLLLNDLLMVLSPRLDHTRAVTFFTKVKQLPLVKPYLRSVQNHNNKSVNESLNNLFIIEEDYQALRTSIDAYDNFDNISLAQRLEKHELIEFRRIAAYLFKGNNRWKQSVELCKKDRLYKDAMQYASESKDTELAEELLQWFLQENKKECFGACLFTCYDLLRPDVVLETAWRHNIMDFAMPYFIQVMKEYLTKVDAIKEKVDKLDASESLRKEEEQATETQPIVYGQPQLMLTAGPSVAVPPQAPFGYGYTAPPYGQPQPGFGYSM; encoded by the exons ctCCAAAACCTGGGCATCAACCCAGCAAACATCGGGTTCAGCACTCTGACGATGGAGTCTGACAAATTCATCTGTATAAGAGAGAAGGTGGGAGAGCAGGCGCAAGTGGTGATCATCGACATGAACGACCCCAGCAACCCCATTCGGAGGCCGATTTCAGCCGACAGTGCTATCATGAACCCTGCCAGTAAAGTTATTGCATTAAAAg CTGGGAAAACACTTCAAATATTCAACATTGAGATGAAGAGCAAGATGAAGGCTCATACAATGACAGATGATGTCACCTTCTGGAAGTGGATCTCTCTGAATACTGTTGCCCTTGTAACGGATAATGCAGTCTACCACTGGAGCATGGAGGGGGAGTCCCAGCCCGTGAAAATGTTTGATCGCCATTCGAGTCTTGCTGGCTGCCAGATCATCAACTACCGTACTGATGCCAAGCAGAAGTGGCTGCTGCTGACTGGCATATCTGCACAG CAAAACCGTGTTGTGGGAGCAATGCAGCTCTATTCTGTAGATAGAAAAGTGTCACAACCGATTGAGGGGCACGCAGCCAGCTTTGCGCAGTTCAAGATGGAAGGAAATGCTGAAGAATCCactctcttctgttttgcagtAAGAGGGCAAGCTGGGGGTAAG TTGCATATCATTGAAGTTGGTACACCACCGACTGGGAATCAGCCGTTTCCAAAGAAAGCAGTGGATGTCTTCTTTCCTCCGGAAGCACAAAATGACTTTCCTGTTGCAATGCAG ATCAGTGACAAGCATGATGTGGTGTTTCTGATAACAAAGTATGGCTATATCCACTTGTATGACCTGGAAACTGGCACCTGTATCTACATGAACAGAATCAGTGGAGAGACCATATTTGTTACTGCCCAGCATGAAGCAACAGCCGGAATTATAGGAGTAAACAGAAAGGGACAA GTGCTGTCAGTATGTGTGGAAGAAGAGAATATTATTCCCTACATCACCAATGTGCTCCAGAATCCTGACCTGGCTTTACGAATGGCTGTCCGCAACAACCTGGCTGGAGCTGAGGAACTTTTTGCTAGAAAATTCAATGCACTGTTTGCACAAGGGAACTATTCAGAGGCAGCAAAAGTGGCAGCTAATGCTCCAAAG GGAATCCTGCGTACTCCAGACACCATCCGTCGGTTCCAGAGTGTTCCAGCTCAGCCAGGACAGACTTCTCCTTTACTCCAGTACTTTGGTATTCTGCTTGACCAAGGGCAGCTGAATAAGTATGAGTCGCTGGAACTCTGCAGACCAGTTCTTCAGCAGGGACGCAAACAGCTCTTGGAGAAATGGTTAAAAGAAGACAAG CTGGAGTGTTCAGAGGAGCTTGGAGATCTCGTGAAATCTGTAGATCCTACACTAGCACTTAGTGTCTACCTGAGAGCCAATGTTCCAAACAAAGTCATTCAGTGTTTTGCTGAAACAGGACAAGTCCAGAAGATTGTTTTGTATGCTAAGAAG GTTGGGTATACTCCAGACTGGATTTTCTTGCTGAGGAACGTAATGAGAATCAGCCCTGATCAAGGACAGCAGTTTGCACAAATGCTTGTTCAAGATGAAGAGCCTCTTGCAGACATAACacaa ATTGTGGATGTCTTTATGGAATATAACTTAATTCAGCAATGTACAGCCTTCTTGCTGGATGCACTGAAGAATAATCGTCCCTCAGAAGGTCCCCTGCAAACACGTTTACTTGAGATGAACCTCATGCATGCGCCTCAG GTTGCAGATGCTATCCTGGGAAACCAAATGTTTACTCATTATGACCGGGCTCACATAGCTCAGCTGTGTGAGAAAGCTGGCTTGCTGCAGAGAGCACTCGAACACTTCACAGACTTGTACGACATCAAGCGTGCAGTAGTTCACACTCATCTTCTCAATCCTGAG TGGTTAGTGAACTATTTTGGCTCCTTATCGGTAGAAGACTCGCTGGAGTGTCTGCGTGCTATGTTATCTGCTAACATTCGTCAGAACCTGCAGATCTGTGTCCAGGTAGCTTCAAAATACCACGAACAACTGTCAACACAGTCGCTTATTGAACTCTTTGAGTCCTTCAAGAGCTTTGAAG gtttgttttatttcctgggCTCTATTGTAAACTTCAGCCAGGATCCAGATGTGCACTTCAAGTATATTCAAGCTGCATGCAAGACAGGGCAAattaaagaagtagaaagaatcTGCAGGGAAAGCAACTGCTATGATCCAGAACGTGTTAAAAACTTCCTCAAG GAAGCTAAACTCACTGACCAGCTACCGCTCATCATTGTGTGTGATCGCTTTGACTTTGTCCATGACTTGGTGCTGTACCTGTACAGAAATAATCTCCAAAAGTACATCGAGATTTATGTACAGAAG GTGAACCCAAGCCGCCTGCCTGTTGTTATCGGGGGACTGCTTGATGTGGATTGCTCTGAAGATGTGATCAAGAACCTTATCCTTGTTGTGAGAGGCCAATTTTCAACTGATGAACTTGTTGCAGAGGTTGAGAAGAGAAACAG GCTGAAATTGCTTCTGCCCTGGCTGGAAGCAAGAATTCACGAGGGTTGTGAGGAGCCTGCAACTCACAACGCGTTGGCCAAAATATACATTGATAGCAACAACAACCCGGAGAGATTCCTGCGTGAGAATCCTTACTATGATAGCCGCGTTGTTGGCAAGTACTGTGAGAAGAGGGACCCTCACCTGGCCTGTGTTGCTTATGAGCGTGGACAGTGCGATTTGGAACTCATCAAT GTGTGCAATGAGAACTCCCTCTTCAAAAGCCTTTCTCGTTACTTGGTTCGCCGTAAAGACCCTGAACTGTGGGCCAGTGTGCTATTGGAAAGCAACCCTTACAGAAGACCACTGATTGACCAG GTTGTACAGACTGCGTTGTCAGAGACCCAGGATCCTGAGGAAGTGTCTGTCACTGTGAAGGCCTTCATGACTGCAGATCTTCCTAACGAGCTTATTGAACTGTTGGAGAAAATAGTTCTTGATAACTCTGTGTTCAGTGAGCACAG gAATCTGCAGAACCTTCTAATTCTTACAGCTATTAAGGCTGATCGCACCCGTGTCATGGAATACATCAATCGCCTGGATAACTATGATGCCCCAGACATAGCCAATATAGCTATCAGTAACGAGCTCTTTGAGGAGGCGTTTGCCATCTTCAGGAAATTTGATGTCAACACGTCAGCTGTACAG GTATTAATAGAGCACATTGGAAACCTGGATCGTGCGTATGAATTTGCTGAACGCTGCAATGAGCCTGCTGTGTGGAGTCAGCTGGCTAAAGCACAGCTTCAGAAAGGAATGGTAAAAGAAGCAATTGACTCGTATATTAAAGCAGATGATCCTTCCTCGTACATGGAAGTTGTTCAAGCTGCCAATGCCAGTG GAAACTGGGAAGAACTGGTGAAATACCTTCAGATGGCACGCAAGAAGGCCCGGGAGTCGTATGTGGAAACAGAACTAATCTTTGCTCTTGCTAAAACAAACCGTCTAGCAGAGCTAGAGGAGTTTATCAATGGACCCAACAACGCACATATTCAGCAa GTTGGCGATCGCTGTTACGATGAAAAGATGTATGAAGCAGCTAAGCTGTTGTATAACAACGTGTCCAACTTTGGCCGTTTAGCCTCAACTTTAGTTCACCTAGGTGAATACCAGGCGGCTGTGGATGGAGCTCGGAAAGCAAACAGTACTCGCACGTGGAAAGAG GTCTGCTTTGCTTGTGTTGATGGAAAAGAGTTCCGTCTGGCCCAGATGTGTGGACTTCATATTGTAGTGCATGCAGATGAGTTGGAAGAGCTAATCAATTATTACCAG GATCGCGGCTACTTTGAAGAGCTGATAACTATGTTGGAAGCAGCACTTGGGCTTGAGCGAGCACACATGGGAATGTTTACGGAGCTAGCAATTCTTTACTCCAAGTTCAAACCACAGAAGATGAGGGAGCACTTGGAACTGTTCTGGTCCAGAGTCAACATCCCCAAG GTTCTGAGAGCTGCAGAACAGGCCCATCTCTGGGCTGAATTGGTGTTCTTGTATGATAAGTATGAAGAATACGATAATGCCATAATCACAATGATGAATCACCCAACAGATGCTTGGAAAGAAGGACAGTTCAAAGATATCATTACTAAG GTGGCTAATGTGGAGCTGTATTACAAGGCCGTTCAATTCTATTTGGAATTTAAACCTCTGTTGCTTAATGATCTGCTGATGGTGTTGTCCCCTCGGCTTGACCATACTCGTGCTGTTACTTTCTTCACCAAG GTTAAACAGTTACCACTGGTTAAGCCTTACTTGCGTTCTGTTCAAAATCACAACAACAAATCAGTGAACGAGTCCCTGAACAACCTTTTCATTATTGAAGAAGACTACCAG GCCCTTAGGACTTCTATAGATGCATATGACAACTTTGACAATATCTCTCTTGCTCAACGTTTGGAGAAACATGAGCTGATAGAGTTCCGAAGAATTGCTGCGTATCTCTTCAAAGGAAACAATCGCTGGAAACAGAGTGTAGAACTCTGCAAGAAAGACAGACTGTATAAG GATGCAATGCAATATGCTTCAGAATCCAAAGATACTGAGCTGGCGGAAGAATTGTTGCAGTGGTTCTTGCAGGAGAACAAGAAAGAATGCTTTGGTGCTTGTCTGTTCACCTGCTATGATCTTCTAAGGCCGGACGTTGTCTTGGAAACAGCATGGAGGCACAACATCATGGACTTTGCCATGCCATACTTCATTCAGGTCATGAAGGAATACTTGACCAAG
- the CLTC gene encoding clathrin heavy chain 1 isoform X2, whose amino-acid sequence MAQILPIRFQEHLQLQNLGINPANIGFSTLTMESDKFICIREKVGEQAQVVIIDMNDPSNPIRRPISADSAIMNPASKVIALKAGKTLQIFNIEMKSKMKAHTMTDDVTFWKWISLNTVALVTDNAVYHWSMEGESQPVKMFDRHSSLAGCQIINYRTDAKQKWLLLTGISAQQNRVVGAMQLYSVDRKVSQPIEGHAASFAQFKMEGNAEESTLFCFAVRGQAGGKLHIIEVGTPPTGNQPFPKKAVDVFFPPEAQNDFPVAMQISDKHDVVFLITKYGYIHLYDLETGTCIYMNRISGETIFVTAQHEATAGIIGVNRKGQVLSVCVEEENIIPYITNVLQNPDLALRMAVRNNLAGAEELFARKFNALFAQGNYSEAAKVAANAPKGILRTPDTIRRFQSVPAQPGQTSPLLQYFGILLDQGQLNKYESLELCRPVLQQGRKQLLEKWLKEDKLECSEELGDLVKSVDPTLALSVYLRANVPNKVIQCFAETGQVQKIVLYAKKVGYTPDWIFLLRNVMRISPDQGQQFAQMLVQDEEPLADITQIVDVFMEYNLIQQCTAFLLDALKNNRPSEGPLQTRLLEMNLMHAPQVADAILGNQMFTHYDRAHIAQLCEKAGLLQRALEHFTDLYDIKRAVVHTHLLNPEWLVNYFGSLSVEDSLECLRAMLSANIRQNLQICVQVASKYHEQLSTQSLIELFESFKSFEGLFYFLGSIVNFSQDPDVHFKYIQAACKTGQIKEVERICRESNCYDPERVKNFLKEAKLTDQLPLIIVCDRFDFVHDLVLYLYRNNLQKYIEIYVQKVNPSRLPVVIGGLLDVDCSEDVIKNLILVVRGQFSTDELVAEVEKRNRLKLLLPWLEARIHEGCEEPATHNALAKIYIDSNNNPERFLRENPYYDSRVVGKYCEKRDPHLACVAYERGQCDLELINVCNENSLFKSLSRYLVRRKDPELWASVLLESNPYRRPLIDQVVQTALSETQDPEEVSVTVKAFMTADLPNELIELLEKIVLDNSVFSEHRNLQNLLILTAIKADRTRVMEYINRLDNYDAPDIANIAISNELFEEAFAIFRKFDVNTSAVQVLIEHIGNLDRAYEFAERCNEPAVWSQLAKAQLQKGMVKEAIDSYIKADDPSSYMEVVQAANASGNWEELVKYLQMARKKARESYVETELIFALAKTNRLAELEEFINGPNNAHIQQVGDRCYDEKMYEAAKLLYNNVSNFGRLASTLVHLGEYQAAVDGARKANSTRTWKEVCFACVDGKEFRLAQMCGLHIVVHADELEELINYYQDRGYFEELITMLEAALGLERAHMGMFTELAILYSKFKPQKMREHLELFWSRVNIPKVLRAAEQAHLWAELVFLYDKYEEYDNAIITMMNHPTDAWKEGQFKDIITKVANVELYYKAVQFYLEFKPLLLNDLLMVLSPRLDHTRAVTFFTKVKQLPLVKPYLRSVQNHNNKSVNESLNNLFIIEEDYQALRTSIDAYDNFDNISLAQRLEKHELIEFRRIAAYLFKGNNRWKQSVELCKKDRLYKDAMQYASESKDTELAEELLQWFLQENKKECFGACLFTCYDLLRPDVVLETAWRHNIMDFAMPYFIQVMKEYLTKVDKLDASESLRKEEEQATETQPIVYGQPQLMLTAGPSVAVPPQAPFGYGYTAPPYGQPQPGFGYSM is encoded by the exons ctCCAAAACCTGGGCATCAACCCAGCAAACATCGGGTTCAGCACTCTGACGATGGAGTCTGACAAATTCATCTGTATAAGAGAGAAGGTGGGAGAGCAGGCGCAAGTGGTGATCATCGACATGAACGACCCCAGCAACCCCATTCGGAGGCCGATTTCAGCCGACAGTGCTATCATGAACCCTGCCAGTAAAGTTATTGCATTAAAAg CTGGGAAAACACTTCAAATATTCAACATTGAGATGAAGAGCAAGATGAAGGCTCATACAATGACAGATGATGTCACCTTCTGGAAGTGGATCTCTCTGAATACTGTTGCCCTTGTAACGGATAATGCAGTCTACCACTGGAGCATGGAGGGGGAGTCCCAGCCCGTGAAAATGTTTGATCGCCATTCGAGTCTTGCTGGCTGCCAGATCATCAACTACCGTACTGATGCCAAGCAGAAGTGGCTGCTGCTGACTGGCATATCTGCACAG CAAAACCGTGTTGTGGGAGCAATGCAGCTCTATTCTGTAGATAGAAAAGTGTCACAACCGATTGAGGGGCACGCAGCCAGCTTTGCGCAGTTCAAGATGGAAGGAAATGCTGAAGAATCCactctcttctgttttgcagtAAGAGGGCAAGCTGGGGGTAAG TTGCATATCATTGAAGTTGGTACACCACCGACTGGGAATCAGCCGTTTCCAAAGAAAGCAGTGGATGTCTTCTTTCCTCCGGAAGCACAAAATGACTTTCCTGTTGCAATGCAG ATCAGTGACAAGCATGATGTGGTGTTTCTGATAACAAAGTATGGCTATATCCACTTGTATGACCTGGAAACTGGCACCTGTATCTACATGAACAGAATCAGTGGAGAGACCATATTTGTTACTGCCCAGCATGAAGCAACAGCCGGAATTATAGGAGTAAACAGAAAGGGACAA GTGCTGTCAGTATGTGTGGAAGAAGAGAATATTATTCCCTACATCACCAATGTGCTCCAGAATCCTGACCTGGCTTTACGAATGGCTGTCCGCAACAACCTGGCTGGAGCTGAGGAACTTTTTGCTAGAAAATTCAATGCACTGTTTGCACAAGGGAACTATTCAGAGGCAGCAAAAGTGGCAGCTAATGCTCCAAAG GGAATCCTGCGTACTCCAGACACCATCCGTCGGTTCCAGAGTGTTCCAGCTCAGCCAGGACAGACTTCTCCTTTACTCCAGTACTTTGGTATTCTGCTTGACCAAGGGCAGCTGAATAAGTATGAGTCGCTGGAACTCTGCAGACCAGTTCTTCAGCAGGGACGCAAACAGCTCTTGGAGAAATGGTTAAAAGAAGACAAG CTGGAGTGTTCAGAGGAGCTTGGAGATCTCGTGAAATCTGTAGATCCTACACTAGCACTTAGTGTCTACCTGAGAGCCAATGTTCCAAACAAAGTCATTCAGTGTTTTGCTGAAACAGGACAAGTCCAGAAGATTGTTTTGTATGCTAAGAAG GTTGGGTATACTCCAGACTGGATTTTCTTGCTGAGGAACGTAATGAGAATCAGCCCTGATCAAGGACAGCAGTTTGCACAAATGCTTGTTCAAGATGAAGAGCCTCTTGCAGACATAACacaa ATTGTGGATGTCTTTATGGAATATAACTTAATTCAGCAATGTACAGCCTTCTTGCTGGATGCACTGAAGAATAATCGTCCCTCAGAAGGTCCCCTGCAAACACGTTTACTTGAGATGAACCTCATGCATGCGCCTCAG GTTGCAGATGCTATCCTGGGAAACCAAATGTTTACTCATTATGACCGGGCTCACATAGCTCAGCTGTGTGAGAAAGCTGGCTTGCTGCAGAGAGCACTCGAACACTTCACAGACTTGTACGACATCAAGCGTGCAGTAGTTCACACTCATCTTCTCAATCCTGAG TGGTTAGTGAACTATTTTGGCTCCTTATCGGTAGAAGACTCGCTGGAGTGTCTGCGTGCTATGTTATCTGCTAACATTCGTCAGAACCTGCAGATCTGTGTCCAGGTAGCTTCAAAATACCACGAACAACTGTCAACACAGTCGCTTATTGAACTCTTTGAGTCCTTCAAGAGCTTTGAAG gtttgttttatttcctgggCTCTATTGTAAACTTCAGCCAGGATCCAGATGTGCACTTCAAGTATATTCAAGCTGCATGCAAGACAGGGCAAattaaagaagtagaaagaatcTGCAGGGAAAGCAACTGCTATGATCCAGAACGTGTTAAAAACTTCCTCAAG GAAGCTAAACTCACTGACCAGCTACCGCTCATCATTGTGTGTGATCGCTTTGACTTTGTCCATGACTTGGTGCTGTACCTGTACAGAAATAATCTCCAAAAGTACATCGAGATTTATGTACAGAAG GTGAACCCAAGCCGCCTGCCTGTTGTTATCGGGGGACTGCTTGATGTGGATTGCTCTGAAGATGTGATCAAGAACCTTATCCTTGTTGTGAGAGGCCAATTTTCAACTGATGAACTTGTTGCAGAGGTTGAGAAGAGAAACAG GCTGAAATTGCTTCTGCCCTGGCTGGAAGCAAGAATTCACGAGGGTTGTGAGGAGCCTGCAACTCACAACGCGTTGGCCAAAATATACATTGATAGCAACAACAACCCGGAGAGATTCCTGCGTGAGAATCCTTACTATGATAGCCGCGTTGTTGGCAAGTACTGTGAGAAGAGGGACCCTCACCTGGCCTGTGTTGCTTATGAGCGTGGACAGTGCGATTTGGAACTCATCAAT GTGTGCAATGAGAACTCCCTCTTCAAAAGCCTTTCTCGTTACTTGGTTCGCCGTAAAGACCCTGAACTGTGGGCCAGTGTGCTATTGGAAAGCAACCCTTACAGAAGACCACTGATTGACCAG GTTGTACAGACTGCGTTGTCAGAGACCCAGGATCCTGAGGAAGTGTCTGTCACTGTGAAGGCCTTCATGACTGCAGATCTTCCTAACGAGCTTATTGAACTGTTGGAGAAAATAGTTCTTGATAACTCTGTGTTCAGTGAGCACAG gAATCTGCAGAACCTTCTAATTCTTACAGCTATTAAGGCTGATCGCACCCGTGTCATGGAATACATCAATCGCCTGGATAACTATGATGCCCCAGACATAGCCAATATAGCTATCAGTAACGAGCTCTTTGAGGAGGCGTTTGCCATCTTCAGGAAATTTGATGTCAACACGTCAGCTGTACAG GTATTAATAGAGCACATTGGAAACCTGGATCGTGCGTATGAATTTGCTGAACGCTGCAATGAGCCTGCTGTGTGGAGTCAGCTGGCTAAAGCACAGCTTCAGAAAGGAATGGTAAAAGAAGCAATTGACTCGTATATTAAAGCAGATGATCCTTCCTCGTACATGGAAGTTGTTCAAGCTGCCAATGCCAGTG GAAACTGGGAAGAACTGGTGAAATACCTTCAGATGGCACGCAAGAAGGCCCGGGAGTCGTATGTGGAAACAGAACTAATCTTTGCTCTTGCTAAAACAAACCGTCTAGCAGAGCTAGAGGAGTTTATCAATGGACCCAACAACGCACATATTCAGCAa GTTGGCGATCGCTGTTACGATGAAAAGATGTATGAAGCAGCTAAGCTGTTGTATAACAACGTGTCCAACTTTGGCCGTTTAGCCTCAACTTTAGTTCACCTAGGTGAATACCAGGCGGCTGTGGATGGAGCTCGGAAAGCAAACAGTACTCGCACGTGGAAAGAG GTCTGCTTTGCTTGTGTTGATGGAAAAGAGTTCCGTCTGGCCCAGATGTGTGGACTTCATATTGTAGTGCATGCAGATGAGTTGGAAGAGCTAATCAATTATTACCAG GATCGCGGCTACTTTGAAGAGCTGATAACTATGTTGGAAGCAGCACTTGGGCTTGAGCGAGCACACATGGGAATGTTTACGGAGCTAGCAATTCTTTACTCCAAGTTCAAACCACAGAAGATGAGGGAGCACTTGGAACTGTTCTGGTCCAGAGTCAACATCCCCAAG GTTCTGAGAGCTGCAGAACAGGCCCATCTCTGGGCTGAATTGGTGTTCTTGTATGATAAGTATGAAGAATACGATAATGCCATAATCACAATGATGAATCACCCAACAGATGCTTGGAAAGAAGGACAGTTCAAAGATATCATTACTAAG GTGGCTAATGTGGAGCTGTATTACAAGGCCGTTCAATTCTATTTGGAATTTAAACCTCTGTTGCTTAATGATCTGCTGATGGTGTTGTCCCCTCGGCTTGACCATACTCGTGCTGTTACTTTCTTCACCAAG GTTAAACAGTTACCACTGGTTAAGCCTTACTTGCGTTCTGTTCAAAATCACAACAACAAATCAGTGAACGAGTCCCTGAACAACCTTTTCATTATTGAAGAAGACTACCAG GCCCTTAGGACTTCTATAGATGCATATGACAACTTTGACAATATCTCTCTTGCTCAACGTTTGGAGAAACATGAGCTGATAGAGTTCCGAAGAATTGCTGCGTATCTCTTCAAAGGAAACAATCGCTGGAAACAGAGTGTAGAACTCTGCAAGAAAGACAGACTGTATAAG GATGCAATGCAATATGCTTCAGAATCCAAAGATACTGAGCTGGCGGAAGAATTGTTGCAGTGGTTCTTGCAGGAGAACAAGAAAGAATGCTTTGGTGCTTGTCTGTTCACCTGCTATGATCTTCTAAGGCCGGACGTTGTCTTGGAAACAGCATGGAGGCACAACATCATGGACTTTGCCATGCCATACTTCATTCAGGTCATGAAGGAATACTTGACCAAG